The Sphingopyxis sp. YR583 DNA segment CAGCGACGTCTTACCCTCACTGTCGGTCAGGTTCTTCGCATAAAGTTCGACCGAATAGGGTCCGAAATCGACGCCCGCGCGCAGATCGACGATCTCATAGGATGGCAAGTAGCGCTGGCGGCCATTGGCAGTGCGGAAGGCCAGGTCATAGCCCGCGGGCTGCTTCGACAAGCTGCGCACCGATGCACCGACATAGGCCTTGGTGTCGCCGCCAAGTTCCCATTCATAATCGGCATTCGCCCCGATGCTATATTTGGGCGTATAGGGCAGGCGATCGCCCGACAAACCGCCAACCAGCGACGGCGTGTCGTCCTTCAGCCGGGCATTGGTATAGGCGCCGTTGAGCGAAAAGCTGAGCCCGTCGGTCGGCCGCAGCACCGTGGTGAACTCGAGCCCGTCGCTCTTCGCCTTGCCGCCGTTGAAATTGACGCCGAAGTTGTTGACCTGGCCGAACACCTGAATGTCCTTCCAGTCGATGTGGAATGCCGCGATGTCGATCGAGAATGTGCGGTCGACCGTCTCCGCCTTGACGCCCAGTTCATAGCTGATGAGCGAGTCCGAGCCATAGGTGCCGAGTTCGGGCGGCGCCCCCGGCGCCAGCACGTTGGGGCCGCCGGGGCGGAAACCCTTGGCGACGCGGGCATAGATCGTTGCCTGATCGCTGATCTCGAACTGCGGAGCGACCGAGAAGGTAAAGACATTCTCGGACGAGCGTGCCCGCGGCAGCGTGTTCGGCCCACCGGCGAGCACACCGTCGGACACCTGGATCGCCGATTGCTTATTCTCGCTGTACCGGCCACCAAAGGTCAGGTCGAAACGCTCGCCGAGGTGGATCGTCGCGTTGGCGAAGCCGGCAATTTCGCGGTAGCGCGAGTTGATCGTCGCGATCCCAAGCAGCGGGAGCCCCGCGACCGGGGTGAGCGTGCCGGGGTTCACCGCATTGAAGCTCTGGTCGATCACGCCCTTTTCGCGGGTATAATAGGCGCCGACGAGCCATTCGAAGCTATCATTCTCAGGCGACTGGAGGCGCAGTTCCTGTGTGAAGCGCTTCACGCGGGTCAACTGGCCCTGAAAGAAGTCGTTCGGCGTCCCGAACACCGCCTCGACCAATCCGCCGAACTGCGTCGTCAGGTCACCGCGGAACGATTGCGAAAGCGTGCTGTAACTCGTCGCCGACACGAGGTTCGCAAAGCCGAGATCCGCATCGACGATACCGCTATAGACGCGGTAGCGCACATCGGTGAATTCGGGAACGAACTGCGACTGCGTCAGGCGGCCATAGAGCGTCCGGCCGGTCGACGGATCGCTGTCGACGCTGCCCGAAGCGTCGGTCTTCAGGTTCTGCAAATAGGTGGCAAGCTGGATCGAAAAACCCTCGCTCGGCTTGAACAGCACCGACGCGCGGCCGCCGTAGCTTTTCGAGCTGTTGATGTTCGATTCGAGGTCCGACCCGCCGGTGCCGATCGAGTCGATGAAGCCGCCGAAGTCGCGGTAGAAACCCGACGCGCGGAACGCCAGCGTCTCGCCTAGCGGTACGTTGACCACCGCGCTGCCCAGATAGGATTCATCGCCGCCCTTGGTGGCCTCGACGCTCCCGCGCGCGCGAACCTCGAACGATCCGGTTTCGGGTTTGCGTGTCACATATTTGAGGACGCCGCCCATCGAGCTTGCACCGTAAATGGTTCCCTGCGGCCCGCGCAGCACCTCGATCCGTTCGATGTCGAAGGTGTCGAAATCGCCCGCCAGAATTGCCCCGTTCACAAGCCCGCTGCTCGAACCGAAGGTCGTTTCATCCTGATAGACCGCAACCGTCGACGCAACGCCGCCGGTGTTGACACCGCGCAGGACAAGGCGGCCGAAACCCGGCGTGGTCTGGTTCAGTTGCAGGCCGGGCACAAGCTTCAGATAGTCTGCGAAACTGGTCGCCTGGATGTTCTCCAGCGCTTCCCCCGACACGACGCTGACGGACTGCGGCACATCGATCAGCCGCTGCTCGCGCTTTTGCGCAGTCACGACGATGTCGCGCTCGTCACCGATCGCCTCTTCGGCATGGGCGGGCATTGCGGCCGCCATGGCGACCAAGCTTGCGGCAATACAGAGTCCCTGTTTCATTGTCTCATCCCCAGACTTGAACCGCAACGCGGCCTCTATGTTATCATTATGCTATCGTTCGAGATTTTCGGTGACCCGTGCTCGACTAACGCCCCACGATCGTGCCGGGCCCAGCTGAGCACGAAGATCGCCCCGCCCCCACCTCGAAATTCCCTTCCACGAACTATTGTCCTAATCGGAAAAATGTCAACCCGTTTGGGACAAACAGCCATTATCCCCAAATTTCGGGCGGGCAATGGACCATGCCGTCGCGATAGCTGACCCCCGGATCGCGGTCGCGCGCAAGGAAGGTCGGCCCGTCGAGGTCGACGATGTCGCAAAGCTGCCCCACAAGGTACGACGGCGCCATCGACAGGCTGGTGCCCATCATGTTGCCGACCATGACGTCGAGGCCGAGCTTCTTCGCCTGCCGCGCGATTGCCAACCCTTCGGTCAGCCCGCCGCATTTATCGAGCTTGATATTCACCACGTCGAACCGCCCGACGAGCGAGGCGGTGTCGGCGAGCGACAGCGCGCTTTCGTCGGCAACGAACGGCAACGGACGTTTGAGCCCGTCGAGATCGGCCTCGCGCCCACGCTTCAACGGCTGTTCCAGCTGTGCGACGCGGGTCGAGACCAGCACCGGGAGCAGCTCGGCGAGCGTTTCGACGTCATAGCCCTGATTGGCATCGACCCCAATCCACGCATGCGGCCGCGCGGTGCGGATCGCGACGACGCGCGCGATATCGTCGGCAAGATCGCCCGTCAGCTTGACCTTGACCGGCGCCTCCGGATCGATCGCGAGCGCGGCTTTTGCCATCGTCTCCGCGCGGTCGGCACCGAGCGTCAGCGTCGAACGGAGCGCCTTCGGCGGACTCAGCCCGGCAAGCTCCCAGACTGGGCGCCCCGCCTGCTTCGCCTCGAGATCCCAAAAGGCGCAGTCGAGCGCATTGCGCGCACCGCCCGGCGGAAGGAGCCGTTGCAGGTCGTCACGCGTCGCGCCGTCCTCGATAGCATCGCGAACACGCATCGCCTCGGTCAGCATATGGCCGATGTCGTCGCCAAGATAATAGACGCCAGCCCCCTCGCCGCGCCCGACATGCGTCCCGTCCGACAATTCGGCGACGAGCAGCGCGGTCTCGGTGAAGACATGCCCCGAAATACGGAACGGCTGATGATAGGGAAAACGCTCGACCCGAAGGTCGAGCGTCAGTTCGCGCATGGCCTGTGTCGCCATCAATAGACCATCCCGAAGCCATAGAGATGGAAGGCGAGCGTTACCCAGACGAGCAGCAGTCCGGCGAGCGCGAGCAGCAGTGCGCCGAGCTTCATCGTCCAGCGACGTTTGTCCTTGATACCGAGCCACAGGTGCCAGCTCGCCGTGATCAGCAGGCCGAATGCGGCGAGCGGCGTCACGATACGCAGCAGCTGGATCAGCCAGTCGAGCGGACCGCCGATGCTGCCGATATCGGCCGAGAAGGCCGCGATCAGGCCGAACCAGCCGGCCAGCGCGCCGATCGCGAGCCATGCAAAGACGCGCGACAAGCGATAGGCGCGGAGCGACTTGCCCTGGAGGGCGAAGTCGGCCTTGAAGCTCCGGCGCACCAGCGCGCGCACCGGCCACGCCAGCGCGGCGAGCAGGATGATACCAAAGGCGAGGACGAGTGCCGGGTTGAGCCATGCCGCGTTCACTCCGAACGATGCGGGTTCGAACACCATGAAGGGCGAACCGCCGTCGACGCTCCAGCGCACGACGCGGCCGTCCTTGACTTCGGCCGCGACGCGTTCGCCGGTGCCGGTGTCGCGCCACACGAACGGCTCGACCTCGACCCAGTCGCGCGCGCCGGCCCCAAGGCCGTCGAGCGCAGGAAGCGTGATCTTGCCATCTTCGGTCAGCGAGATCGTCGTCTGGCCGAGCAGGCCGAACAGGCTCATGAAGTTGGTGAACGAGCCGCGACTGCTGATGTAGTTGCCGACCATCATCTGCGCGTGCTGCGCGGCGGTCTTCGCATCGACCTGACCGGGCTTTTCGGTTCCCGGCAGGTAGCGGTCGGCGAATTTGTGGAACAAAGCGCTACGGATCGCGCCGGCGTCGCCCTGTTTCCCGGCGCTGTTCATCGAGATGTAGACGCCGATATCGGCGTCAGGGAACAGCCACAGATAGGAATGGAACCAGACGGTATCGCCGCCATGCGCGATCGCGCGGTGGCCGTTGACCCATTGTTCGTAGAAACCGAGCGCCATGCTGTTGAGCGGACCGACGCCAGGTGCCTTGAAATCATGCATCTGCTTCGTAGTTTCGGGCTTGAGCAGCCCCGCGCCGTCGTTGAGGTGCGCGATCATGAATTTGCCCATGTCGGCGCCGCTGGCCGACAGGCTGCCGGCGGGCGCCGGGATCACCATCTCGAACGGCTTGGCCTTCTGCGTGACGTCGGGATAGCCCTTCGACATATGCGGCGCGAGAGCCGCGGGAAGCGGCTGGCGGAACGACGAATGCGTCATGTTCAGCGGTTTGAAGATGTGGTTTTCGATATAATTGTCGAACGGTTCGCCGCTGACACGCTCGACGATATAGCCGGCGAGCGCGGTGGCATAGTTCGAGTAAGCAGGCGTCGTACCCGGTGCGAAAACGCGATCAGGCAACGCGAGCGGCATCTGCTTTTTCAGCGTCATCACCGCCTTGGGATCGCTGCTGATCAGGTAACGAACCGATTCCTGGAAACCCGCGGTGTGCGTCATGATGTTGCGCATCGTGATCGGCTTGCCCTGATAGGGCGGAATCTTGAAATCGAGATAGGTGTTCACGTCCTTGTCGAGATCGATCTTGCCCGCCTCGACCTGCTGCATCACCGCGGTCCAGGTGAACAGCTTCGACACCGACCCCGGCCGGAACAGCGTGGTTTCGGGCAGCACCGGCGCGCGCTTGGCGACGTCGGAGAAGCCATAACCCTTTTCGAGGACGACCTGGTTGCCGCGCACGACAACGACGACCGCACCCGGGATGCGCGCGCGTTCGAGCGCATAGGGCAGATAGCCGTCGAGCCAGGCCTCAAGATCCTTGGCATCAAGCGCAACTGGCGCCGCCGCGGTTTTCGCCACCGGAACGGCAGCCGCTTCGGCTTTCTTCACGGCGGGTGCCGGCACAGGCCCCTGCGCCGCCAGCGGCAGCGCGGCAAAAGCCGCCAGCCCGATCATCGCCTTTCGGATGAAACGCATCGCTTTCCCCTTTTCATTATCGCGGCCTGTCACATCTTGCAGCAAGCCGCGCGACCCCTTACCAAGGGACCAACATCTATTGGCCCGATAGGGACATAATGATCCTGATTGGAAAATTGTCAAATATGGAATGGAAAAACTGATGGCGGATGGGGCGACGCCGCCGACGCTCGGCACAGTGATGAAGGGCATTCGTGCCCGCAACGGCTGGACACTCAAGGAAATGAGCGCGAAATCGGGCATCCCGGTCTCGACGCTTTCGAAGGTCGAACATGACCGGCTGACGCTGAGCTATGACAAGTTGCAGCAGCTCAGCCAGCGACTCAACCTTCGCATGTCCGATCTGTTTGCCGAGGATGAGGAAGATACGACGCCGCGCGTAACGGGGCGGCGCAGCATCGGGACGATCGAACGCGCCGCGCGCGTGACGACCGACAATTACGACTATCACTATCTGTGCACCGATTTGCGGCAAAAACGGATGATCCCGATCATCACGCGCATACGTGCGCACAGCGCGCGCGAATTCGGCGAACTCGTCCATCATCAGGGCGAGGAGTTCATCTATGTCCTCGAAGGCCGGATCGAGGTGCACAGCGAATTTTACGACCCCGTCACGCTCGAGGTTGGTCAGGGCATCTATATCGATTCCTCGATGGGTCACGCCTATGTCGTCGCCGACGGATTTGAGGAGGCGCTGGTGCTCGGCGTCTGCTCGAGTGCCGACGACGGGCTGATGGACAGCTTGATGAGCTTGCACGGCTAACCCCCTTATCTGCGGAGAAATCAATGGCATTGCGTCGGTCGTTCGCCCCTTCCCTGATGCTGCTCTGCAGTTCGATGCTGCTACCGGCATCGGTCGCCGCGAAACCGGCCTATGACCTGATCATCCGTGGCGGGACGATCTATGACGGATCGGGCAAGGCGCCGGTCGTCGGTGACGTCGCGATCAAGGACGATCGCATCGTTGCGGTCGGCAAGGTCGACGGCACGGCAAAGACCGAGGTTACGGCAAAGGGCATGGCGGTCGCGCCGGGGTTCATCAACATGCTGAGCTGGGCGACCGAGTCGCTGATCGCCGACCCGAAAAGCCAGAGCGACATCCGCCAGGGCGTTACGCTGGAGGTGATGGGCGAAGGCTGGTCGATGGGTCCGATGAACGCCACGATGAAGCGGCTGGAGACCGAACGACAGGGCGACATCAAATATCCGATCGAATGGACGAGCCTCGGCGACTATTTCAACTGGCTGGAAAAGCGCGGGGTATCGACCAATATCGCGAGCTTCGTCGGCGCTGCGACGGTCCGCGTCCATGAACTGGGCGAAGGCGACGTCGATCCGGACCCCGAACAGCTTGCGCGGATGCGCACGCTCGTCAAACAGGCGATGAACGACGGCGCCATGGGCGTCGGCAGCTCGATCATCTACGCGCCCGGCTCTTATGCCGAAACCGACGAGCTGGTCGCGCTGACGAGCGAAGCGGCGAAATGCGGCGGCATGTACATCAGCCATATGCGGTCCGAAGGCGACCGGATCGAGGAAGCCGTCGACGAGCTGATCGATATCTCCCGCCGATCGGGGGCACCGGCCGAAATCTACCACCTCAAAATGGCGGGCCGCAGCAATTGGGGCAAGCTCGACACGATCGTGAAAAAGATCGAGGATGCCCGCGCCGAAGGGCTGAAGATCACGACTGACATGTACACTTATACCGCGGGCGCGACGGGGCTCGACGCCGCGATGCCGACATGGGTGCAGGCGGGCGGGCTCGAGAAATGGATCGAGCGGCTGAAAGATCCTGCGATCCGCGCGCGCGTCGCCGCCGAGATGAAGCAGCCCGGCAACAATTGGGAAAATCTCTATTTCGGTGCGGGCGCCGACAAGATGATCCTGTCGGGGTTCAAGAATGACGCGCTGAAGCCGCTGACCGGCAAGACGCTTGCCGAGGTTGCTGCGATGCGCGGCAAATCACCCGAAGAAACCGCGATGGACCTCGTCGTCGAAGATGGGTCGCGCGTCGGCACCGTCTATTTCCTGATGTCCGAGGACAATGTGCGCAAGCAGATCCAGCTCCCGTGGATGAGCTTCGGGTCCGATGCCGCGTCGCAGGCGGCCGAGGGCGTCTTCCTGAAATCGGGTGCGCATCCGCGCACCTATGGCAATTTCTCGCGCCTGCTCGGTCGCTATGTCCGCGACGAGAAGCTGATTTCGCTCGAACAGGCGGTCTACCGCCTCACCACCCTGCCCGCGAGCAATCTCGGCATCAAGGATCGCGGCGCGCTCAAACCGGGCTATTATGCCGACGTCGTGGTTTTCGATCCCGCGACGATCGGCGATCGTTCGACCTTCGAGAAGCCGCACCAATATTCGGTCGGCATGCGCGACGTCTTCGTCAACGGCGTCGGCGTGTTGCGGAACGGCGAACATAGCGGCGCGACGCCCGGGCGCGCCGTGCGCGGTGCGGGCTGGAACCGCTGCTCCTAGGCAGCGGCGAGCAACCGCCGCTGCTCGGCGGGTGACCTGAACAGGAAATCGTGCGGCAGACCGAGCCGGATGCTCGCCTGACAATGCGGTGCCGCGCGGTCGACATGGCGGTCGGCAAGCCGGCCGGCGATACGCAACGCCGTGCGGTCGAGCCGCGTCAGATCATAGCGCGGGCCAAGCTCGAGCTTGCGGCGGATATGCCCCGGAAGCAGCGAGACCGAAGCACGCGCGATCGCGCGGTGGAGGAAGCGCGGGACGCCGGGCGCGGCGCGACCCGACTGGATAATATCGAGAAATTCGAAGATGATCGGGTGCGGCTCGAAGTGCGGTTCGAGATCGTCCATCATCGCCATGAAGGCATCGACGGTGGACGGCGTATGCCGCGCACCGAACTCGCGGCCTATCGCGTCGCCATCGGCCATGAAGCGATCCTTGTCGGCATCGCTCAGCGGGCGGACGAAACGATCATAGGCCATCAGAAAGCCATAGGAGGCGGTTGCCGCAACCCAATCCAGCAGCACCGGATCCATCGCACGATATCGGGTGCCGCCGGGGGTTTCGCCCTTCACCTTGCCGTGCATCCGGTTGACCTGTCCGATGACCTCCTTTGCCGTACTGGCGGGGCCATAGCAGGCCAGCATCGCGACCAGCCCGGTGCGGCGCGAGCGCCCGATCGGGTCCGCCTTAT contains these protein-coding regions:
- a CDS encoding helix-turn-helix domain-containing protein, with protein sequence MADGATPPTLGTVMKGIRARNGWTLKEMSAKSGIPVSTLSKVEHDRLTLSYDKLQQLSQRLNLRMSDLFAEDEEDTTPRVTGRRSIGTIERAARVTTDNYDYHYLCTDLRQKRMIPIITRIRAHSAREFGELVHHQGEEFIYVLEGRIEVHSEFYDPVTLEVGQGIYIDSSMGHAYVVADGFEEALVLGVCSSADDGLMDSLMSLHG
- a CDS encoding TonB-dependent receptor is translated as MAAAMPAHAEEAIGDERDIVVTAQKREQRLIDVPQSVSVVSGEALENIQATSFADYLKLVPGLQLNQTTPGFGRLVLRGVNTGGVASTVAVYQDETTFGSSSGLVNGAILAGDFDTFDIERIEVLRGPQGTIYGASSMGGVLKYVTRKPETGSFEVRARGSVEATKGGDESYLGSAVVNVPLGETLAFRASGFYRDFGGFIDSIGTGGSDLESNINSSKSYGGRASVLFKPSEGFSIQLATYLQNLKTDASGSVDSDPSTGRTLYGRLTQSQFVPEFTDVRYRVYSGIVDADLGFANLVSATSYSTLSQSFRGDLTTQFGGLVEAVFGTPNDFFQGQLTRVKRFTQELRLQSPENDSFEWLVGAYYTREKGVIDQSFNAVNPGTLTPVAGLPLLGIATINSRYREIAGFANATIHLGERFDLTFGGRYSENKQSAIQVSDGVLAGGPNTLPRARSSENVFTFSVAPQFEISDQATIYARVAKGFRPGGPNVLAPGAPPELGTYGSDSLISYELGVKAETVDRTFSIDIAAFHIDWKDIQVFGQVNNFGVNFNGGKAKSDGLEFTTVLRPTDGLSFSLNGAYTNARLKDDTPSLVGGLSGDRLPYTPKYSIGANADYEWELGGDTKAYVGASVRSLSKQPAGYDLAFRTANGRQRYLPSYEIVDLRAGVDFGPYSVELYAKNLTDSEGKTSLEAPANIPLGAAGTGVIRPRTLGVTLTAGF
- a CDS encoding N-acyl-D-amino-acid deacylase family protein, translated to MALRRSFAPSLMLLCSSMLLPASVAAKPAYDLIIRGGTIYDGSGKAPVVGDVAIKDDRIVAVGKVDGTAKTEVTAKGMAVAPGFINMLSWATESLIADPKSQSDIRQGVTLEVMGEGWSMGPMNATMKRLETERQGDIKYPIEWTSLGDYFNWLEKRGVSTNIASFVGAATVRVHELGEGDVDPDPEQLARMRTLVKQAMNDGAMGVGSSIIYAPGSYAETDELVALTSEAAKCGGMYISHMRSEGDRIEEAVDELIDISRRSGAPAEIYHLKMAGRSNWGKLDTIVKKIEDARAEGLKITTDMYTYTAGATGLDAAMPTWVQAGGLEKWIERLKDPAIRARVAAEMKQPGNNWENLYFGAGADKMILSGFKNDALKPLTGKTLAEVAAMRGKSPEETAMDLVVEDGSRVGTVYFLMSEDNVRKQIQLPWMSFGSDAASQAAEGVFLKSGAHPRTYGNFSRLLGRYVRDEKLISLEQAVYRLTTLPASNLGIKDRGALKPGYYADVVVFDPATIGDRSTFEKPHQYSVGMRDVFVNGVGVLRNGEHSGATPGRAVRGAGWNRCS
- a CDS encoding serine hydrolase domain-containing protein translates to MRFIRKAMIGLAAFAALPLAAQGPVPAPAVKKAEAAAVPVAKTAAAPVALDAKDLEAWLDGYLPYALERARIPGAVVVVVRGNQVVLEKGYGFSDVAKRAPVLPETTLFRPGSVSKLFTWTAVMQQVEAGKIDLDKDVNTYLDFKIPPYQGKPITMRNIMTHTAGFQESVRYLISSDPKAVMTLKKQMPLALPDRVFAPGTTPAYSNYATALAGYIVERVSGEPFDNYIENHIFKPLNMTHSSFRQPLPAALAPHMSKGYPDVTQKAKPFEMVIPAPAGSLSASGADMGKFMIAHLNDGAGLLKPETTKQMHDFKAPGVGPLNSMALGFYEQWVNGHRAIAHGGDTVWFHSYLWLFPDADIGVYISMNSAGKQGDAGAIRSALFHKFADRYLPGTEKPGQVDAKTAAQHAQMMVGNYISSRGSFTNFMSLFGLLGQTTISLTEDGKITLPALDGLGAGARDWVEVEPFVWRDTGTGERVAAEVKDGRVVRWSVDGGSPFMVFEPASFGVNAAWLNPALVLAFGIILLAALAWPVRALVRRSFKADFALQGKSLRAYRLSRVFAWLAIGALAGWFGLIAAFSADIGSIGGPLDWLIQLLRIVTPLAAFGLLITASWHLWLGIKDKRRWTMKLGALLLALAGLLLVWVTLAFHLYGFGMVY
- a CDS encoding oxygenase MpaB family protein; translated protein: MARLAMQNEYLGTAIDFAAPRGEPALLAPDSVQWRIYKNPIALGIGGIAAVLLEFAEPRIRSGVWDHSTYKADPIGRSRRTGLVAMLACYGPASTAKEVIGQVNRMHGKVKGETPGGTRYRAMDPVLLDWVAATASYGFLMAYDRFVRPLSDADKDRFMADGDAIGREFGARHTPSTVDAFMAMMDDLEPHFEPHPIIFEFLDIIQSGRAAPGVPRFLHRAIARASVSLLPGHIRRKLELGPRYDLTRLDRTALRIAGRLADRHVDRAAPHCQASIRLGLPHDFLFRSPAEQRRLLAAA
- a CDS encoding dipeptide epimerase, whose protein sequence is MATQAMRELTLDLRVERFPYHQPFRISGHVFTETALLVAELSDGTHVGRGEGAGVYYLGDDIGHMLTEAMRVRDAIEDGATRDDLQRLLPPGGARNALDCAFWDLEAKQAGRPVWELAGLSPPKALRSTLTLGADRAETMAKAALAIDPEAPVKVKLTGDLADDIARVVAIRTARPHAWIGVDANQGYDVETLAELLPVLVSTRVAQLEQPLKRGREADLDGLKRPLPFVADESALSLADTASLVGRFDVVNIKLDKCGGLTEGLAIARQAKKLGLDVMVGNMMGTSLSMAPSYLVGQLCDIVDLDGPTFLARDRDPGVSYRDGMVHCPPEIWG